The following proteins are co-located in the Ascochyta rabiei chromosome 8, complete sequence genome:
- a CDS encoding Guanosine-diphosphatase, whose translation MSSGVEAPGQRRPGIWSYLSFTGPRRRVSVSLPRSYNPNSDPHEKPDRHSRHRPTNSAGYMSDFKGSAMMNQGQRLRYLKTGGIIAFVLLVLYFVAPRGGLSRGPASTGGNTAEGGAKATCTKSYSKDKPLVQYALMIDAGSTGSRIHVYKFNNCGPSPELESEVFEMTPKREGGSGLSSYGDDAEGAAKSLDVLMDKAVASVPPEYQRCSPIAVKATAGLRKLGEEKSNNTLRAVRNRLETVYPFPLVSEERNGVEVMPGEMEGVYAWITINYLLGKIGGPDKTPTAAVLDLGGGSTQIVFHPTFPDTPRGGLPTQLAAGDHKYALSFGGRDFALYQHSYLGYGLMEARNSLHSTILDALYLQNKESGATEYLKSPIVNPCIAPGMSREIDVKMPKGHALGETVTVNMTGPATAAPTQCRGWTEKILHKEDACKMAPCAFRGVHQPPFEQTFATEAVYLLSYFYDRTQDLGMPESFTIRELQNLADKVCQGEKGWDVFTPVPKALEELRGRPEWCLDLNFQLALLHTGYGMPIDREVRIAKQIKGNELGWCLGASLPLLEKESGWQCKIKEVN comes from the exons ATGTCCAGCGGCGTCGAAGCACCCGGCCAACGACGTCCCGGCATCTGGTCCTACCTCAGCTTTACGGGCCCTCGCCGCCGCGTCTCTGTCTCCCTGCCTCGCAGCTACAACCCCAACAGCGACCCTCACGAGAAGCCCGACCGTCATTCACGACACCGCCCGACCAACTCTGCGGGCTACATGAGCGACTTCAAGGGCTCCGCGATGATGAACCAGGGCCAGCGCCTGCGCTACCTGAAGACGGGCGGCATCATTGCCTTTGTCTTGCTGGTGCTCTACTTTGTTGCACCGCGCGGTGGCCTTTCGAGAG GCCCCGCGTCGACAGGAGGAAACACAGCCGAGGGCGGCGCGAAAGCAACATGCACCAAGTCGTACTCCAAGGACAAGCCGCTCGTCCAGTATGCGCTCATGATCGACGCCGGCAGCACCGGCTCCCGCATCCACGTCTACAAGTTCAACAACTGCGGCCCGAGCCCGGAGCTCGAGAGCGAAGTGTTCGAGATGACGCCCAAGCGGGAAGGTGGCTCTGGCCTCTCCTCCTACGGCGACGATGCCGAGGGTGCCGCGAAGAGTCTGGATGTGCTCATGGACAAGGCAGTTGCGAGCGTGCCCCCCGAGTACCAGCGATGCTCCCCCATTGCCGTCAAGGCCACGGCGGGTCTCCGCAAGCTCGGCGAGGAGAAGAGCAACAACACGCTGCGCGCCGTCCGCAACCGCCTCGAAACCGTCTACCCGTTCCCTCTTGTCTCCGAGGAACGCAACGGTGTTGAAGTCATGCCCGGTGAGATGGAGGGTGTCTATGCCTGGATCACCATCAACTACCTGCTCGGCAAGATCGGCGGCCCTGACAAGACGCCCACCGCTGCCGTCCTTGACCTTGGCGGTGGCTCAACGCAGATCGTTTTCCACCCAACCTTCCCCGACACGCCTCGAGGCGGTCTTCCTACCCAGCTCGCCGCGGGCGACCACAAGTATGCACTCAGCTTTGGCGGCCGCGACTTTGCCCTCTACCAGCACTCGTACCTGGGCTACGGACTGATGGAAGCGCGCAACAGCCTGCACAGCACGATCCTCGATGCCCTCTACCTGCAGAACAAGGAGTCGGGCGCAACAGAGTACCTCAAGTCCCCCATTGTCAACCCTTGCATTGCGCCGGGGATGAGCCGGGAAATCGACGTCAAGATGCCCAAGGGCCACGCTCTGGGCGAGACGGTGACCGTCAACATGACGGGACCCGCAACCGCCGCCCCCACACAATGCCGCGGCTGGACGGAGAAGATCCTGCACAAGGAGGACGCGTGCAAGATGGCGCCCTGCGCATTCCGCGGGGTCCACCAGCCTCCTTTCGAGCAGACGTTCGCCACCGAGGCTGTATACCTGCTGAGCTACTTCTACGACCGCACGCAGGACCTGGGCATGCCCGAGTCGTTCACGATCCGCGAGCTGCAGAACCTTGCCGACAAGGTGTGCCAGGGGGAGAAGGGCTGGGACGTCTTCACGCCCGTGCCCAAGGCGCTCGAGGAGCTGCGCGGACGACCCGAGTGGTGTCTGGATCTCAACTTCCAGCTCGCCCTCCTGCACACGGGCTATGGCATGCCCATTGACAGGGAGGTGCGCATTGCCAAGCAGATCAAGGGCAACGAGCTAGGCTGGTGTTTGGGCGCCAG TCTTCCCCTGCTGGAAAAGGAGTCGGGATGGCAGTGCAAGATCAAGGAGGTCAACTAG
- a CDS encoding DNA helicase rad5, with the protein MEAPHPDQRPAKKRRFFAQDSSPAQARSKPSHPRRPSAPSPPSPPSPPSPPSPPHAPSSPTRLPDQGQDGPRVPARDGFDVDMLQAVVGALPASTLQKLKDVSSSHVERAINLYLDGSWASASASASASAPASASAPAPAPAPAPAPTPAPAPTPAALFLPRPHSVQTTIASSLQRTESQDSLASQASAPSTPMARLLRDTPPKRYIGSFGVVGWATTSGTRLLKHNDKLTVERFKRQPKSKKRVVALQKQDIVVRFTNERGQEVGRLENESAAWVSALIDQKVCSFDGTCVYAPDRIRTSDTIYLQLHAHLLRAAFDKRNFTNPDDNREVSIFEEKETSDERDLRMRQVGLVKLFDSINLHPSRRNENTEKHKRQRLLQAAESAESKDEKPKPNNGTPANGTSSPPGDEAEEGAELEQDQLDSLYKKAQSFDFNTPTMEPADTFVMHLRKYQKQALHWMVGKEKDESLQAKDLSMHPLWEEYQWPDKDADDQDLPTVQDQAMFYVNPYSGQLSLDFPRQEQNCLGGILADEMGLGKTIEMMSLIHTHRNHPDQTEQSAAPKALPRLQKTSAAVEPAPYTTLVIAPMSLLAQWHSEAEKASKEGTMKAMIYYGSEKAVNLQKLCCASNAANAPNLIITSYGTVLSEFNQVAAQHGNRGSHGGIFSLEYFRIILDEAHYIKNRQSKTAKACYELSARHRWVLTGTPIVNRLEDLFSLVRFLKVEPWSNFSFWKTFITVPFEAGDFIRALDVVQTVLEPLVLRRTKDMKTPDGEALVPLPPKVIDIERIILSQDERDVYDHIYLRAKSVFTQNAESGMLLKNYTTIFAQILRLRQSCCHPILTRKSSLVADELEGNVASDLANGLADDMDLSSLIERFTADSDQDVNKFGAHVLKQIQDEAEAECPLCFEEPMADQAVTGCWHSACKECLLNYINHQRDKGEVPCCFNCREPINARDVFEVVRHDHVVDKPTHSFGIGAPPSATQTPRISLRRIGLSGSAKTQALLTHLKKNRKEDPQGKTVVFSQFTSFLDLIEPALARDHIPFLRFDGSMAQKTRAAVLAEFTASPRPYVLLLSLRAGGVGLNLTCARNVFMMDPWWSFAVEAQAIDRVHRMGQEGSVRVVRFVVEGSIEEKMLRIQERKKFIASSLGMMSEDEKRVQRIEDIKELLS; encoded by the exons atGGAGGCGCCCCACCCCGACCAACGACCAGCAAAGAAGCGCCGCTTTTTCGCACAAGACTCGTCGCCAGCCCAAGCACGCTCGAAGCCGTCCCATCCACGTCGGCCGTCCGCGCCGTCCCCGCCGTCCCCGCCGTCCCCGCCGTCCCCGCCGTCCCCGCCACACGCACCCTCGAGTCCAACACGCCTACCCGACCAAGGGCAAGACGGCCCCCGTGTACCAGCACGCGATGGCTTCGACGTGGACATGCTGCAGGCCGTCGTGGGAGCGCTGCCCGCCTCCACCCTGCAGAAGCTCAAGGACGTCAGCAGCAGCCATGTGGAGAGAG CAATCAACCTGTATCTCGACGGCTCATgggcctctgcctctgcctctgcctctgcctctgctcctgcctctgcctctgccccTGCTCCTGCCCCTGCCCCCGCGCCCGCTCCTACCCCCGCGCCTGCTCCTACCCCCGCCGCCCTCTTCCTACCACGCCCCCACTCCGTCCAGACGACGATAGCGAGCTCACTGCAACGCACCGAGTCCCAAGACTCGCTCGCCTCGCAAGCCTCCGCGCCCTCGACGCCCATGGCCCGCCTGCTGAGAGACACGCCTCCCAAGCGCTACATTGGTTCGTTCGGAGTCGTGGGCTGGGCGACGACGAGCGGCACACGACTGCTCAAGCACAACGACAAGCTCACCGTGGAGCGCTTCAAGAGGCAGCCAAAATCCAAGAAGCGTGTCGTCGCCCTCCAGAAGCAGGACATTGTCGTGCGATTCACAAACGAGCGAGGCCAGGAGGTCGGGAGGCTGGAAAACGAGTCGGCAGCCTGGGTGTCGGCCTTGATCGACCAGAAGGTCTGCTCCTTCGACGGCACCTGCGTATACGCCCCAGACAGGATACGAACGAGCGACACGATATACCTCCAACTGCACGCCCATCTCCTGCGCGCCGCTTTCGATAAGCGCAACTTCACCAACCCGGACGACAACCGAGAGGTTAGCATCTTCGAAGAGAAGGAGACGTCCGACGAGCGCGATCTGAGGATGCGCCAGGTCGGTCTGGTGAAGCTCTTCGACTCCATCAACCTGCACCCCTCACGTCGGAATGAAAACACGGAAAAGCACAAGCGCCAACGTCTTCTGCAGGCAGCAGAGAGCGCCGAGAGCAAGGACGAAAAGCCCAAGCCGAACAACGGGACGCCTGCAAACGGCACGTCTTCGCCACCAGGCGACGAAGCTGAAGAGGGCGCAGAGCTCGAACAGGACCAGCTGGACTCGTTGTACAAGAAAGCGCAGTCGTTCGATTTCAACACACCTACAATGGAGCCTGCGGACACATTCGTCATGCACCTTCGCAAGTACCAGAAGCAGGCCCTACACTGGATGGTCGGAAAAGAAAAGGACGAATCGCTCCAAGCCAAGGACCTCTCCATGCACCCATTGTGGGAAGAGTACCAGTGGCCCGACAAGGACGCTGATGATCAAGACCTGCCCACCGTCCAGGACCAAGCCATGTTCTACGTCAACCCCTACTCTGGCCAACTTTCGCTAGACTTCCCCAGGCAAGAGCAAAACTGTCTCGGCGGCATCCTGGCTGACGAGATGGGGCTCGGCAAGACCATCGAAATGATGAGCTTGATTCACACGCACAGAAACCATCCAGACCAGACCGAACAATCAGCCGCACCCAAAGCGCTTCCTCGCTTGCAAAAGACCAGTGCAGCGGTTGAGCCGGCGCCCTACACCACCCTGGTCATCGCGCCTATGTCCTTGCTTGCACAATGGCACAGCGAAGCGGAGAAGGCGTCGAAAGAAGGTACCATGAAAGCCATGATCTATTACGGATCGGAAAAGGCCGTCAACCTCCAGAAACTCTGCTGTGCATCCAACGCCGCCAACGCTCCCAACCTAATCATCACCAGTTACGGCACAGTTCTGTCTGAATTCAATCAGGTCGCTGCTCAACATGGCAACAGAGGGTCGCACGGTGGTATCTTCTCGCTGGAATACTTCCGCATCATCCTCGATGAAGCGCACTACATCAAAAACAGGCAGTCCAAGACAGCAAAAGCTTGTTACGAGCTCAGCGCGAGGCATCGATGGGTGCTTACGGGTACGCCAATTGTCAATCGACTCGAGGATCTGTTTAGTCTGGTGCGCTTCCTAAAGGTCGAACCCTGGAGCAACTTTTCCTTCTGGAAGACATTCATCACAGTACCCTTTGAAGCAGGCGACTTCATCCGCGCTCTCGACGTGGTGCAAACCGTCCTCGAGCCGCTTGTTTTGCGCCGAACAAAGGACATGAAAACGCCCGACGGTGAGGCTCTGGTACCTCTACCACCAAAGGTCATCGACATCGAGCGCATCATCCTATCACAAGACGAGCGAGATGTGTACGACCACATCTACTTGCGAGCAAAGAGCGTTTTCACACAAAACGCCGAGTCTGGCATGCTGCTGAAGAACTACACCACCATCTTCGCTCAAATCCTCCGTCTCAGGCAATCATGCTGTCACCCCATCCTAACGCGTAAATCTAGCCTCGTCGCCGACGAACTCGAAGGCAACGTGGCGTCTGATCTTGCCAATGGTCTTGCCGACGACATGGATCTCTCCAGTTTGATCGAGCGCTTCACCGCCGATAGCGACCAAGACGTCAACAAATTCGGCGCCCATGTCCTCAAGCAGATTCAAGACGAAGCCGAGGCCGAATGTCCCTTGTGCTTCGAAGAACCTATGGCCGACCAGGCCGTCACTGGCTGCTGGCATTCCGCTTGCAAGGAATGCTTGCTGAACTACATCAACCACCAGCGCGACAAAGGCGAGGTTCCCTGCTGCTTCAACTGCCGTGAACCCATCAACGCGCGTGATGTCTTCGAGGTCGTGCGCCACGACCACGTCGTTGACAAACCAACACACAGTTTTGGTATTGGCGCTCCACCATCGGCTACCCAGACACCGCGCATTAGCTTACGGCGGATTGGCCTCAGCGGCTCTGCGAAAACCCAAGCTCTACTCACCCACCTCAAGAAGAACAGGAAAGAAGATCCCCAGGGGAAAACTGTAGTCTTCTCGCAGTTCACATCTTTCCTCGACCTCATCGAACCTGCACTTGCTCGAGATCACATCCCCTTCCTCCGCTTCGATGGCTCCATGGCGCAAAAAACGCGCGCCGCCGTTCTTGCCGAGTTCACCGCGTCCCCGAGACCCTATGTACTGCTGCTTTCGCTGCGGGCGGGCGGCGTGGGACTGAACTTGACCTGTGCGCGCAATGTGTTCATGATGGATCCGTGGTGGAGTTTTGCGGTCGAAGCGCAGGCTATAGATCGTGTGCATCGCATGGGTCAGGAGGGGAGTGTCAGAGTAGTAAGATTTGTGGTCGAGGGCAGCATTGAGGAGAAGATGCTGAGGATTCAGGAAAGGAAGAAGTTCAT TGCGAGTAGCTTGGGTATGATGAGCGAAGACGAGAAGAGAGTGCAGAGGATTGAAGACATCAAGGAACTGCTCAGCTGA
- a CDS encoding Eukaryotic translation initiation factor 4B produces MAPKNKAAKMSLQDFLGDQALGSWADEMEDMPMPRAGGGGGASYGGGSDRPTFGSGGGFGAGRVESFADRGFATREELPLPSKPPYTAHLGNLSFDATEGDVNDFFSGCEVTNVRIVEDKLDRKPKGFGYVEFGSLDGLKKALDLSGSQFQGRNVRVSVAEPPKDRPEARDISDWSRKGPLPDLPGQRRGPDRGYSSRGFDAASDAGSDRGERRRPAFESDGKQRDFGNWERKGPLSPSTEAPREGGRRFDGPREPRPEREGGFRERQSPAWGEGRPEGERGPPRREFQPSEGRPQFERQPTAADQDNQWRSKMRADAASPTGTPDASTPSSPAPLASRPKLNLAKRTVSEAPAAQPATPSDKPNPFGAARPIDTAARERAVEEKQKQAAQQKKEADDKAREEKKAKEAAAKEAASAKSTEEPKEGGEVPKAVENPEAEAEDETANGEIVDDKEVKPQEVVQAPKDGGSWRRKSSTPAAPAGTTTETLEDDGWSTVTKAPKNARTNRRGGAPTRAIAS; encoded by the exons ATGG CGCCCAAGAACAAGGCGGCGAAGATGTCCCTGCAAGACTTCCTAGGCGACCAGG CTCTGGGCTCATGGGCTGACGAGATGGAGGACATGCCAATGCCCC GCGCAG gtggtggcggcggcgccagctacggcggcggcagcgatAGGCCCACCTTTGGCTCTGGCGGCGGATTCGGCGCTGGCCGCGTTGAAAGCTTTG CCGACCGCGGCTTTGCTACCCGCGAGGAGCTCCCCCTCCCCTCGAAGCCCCCTTACACTGCCCATCTGGGCAACCTCTCCTTTGATGCCACCGAGGGCGATGTCAACGACTTTTTCAGCGGATGCGAGGTCACCAACGTGCGCATCGTCGAGGACAAGCTCGACCGCAAGCCCAAGGGCTTCGGCTACGTCGAGTTCGGCTCGCTCGATGGCCTGAAGAAGGCGCTCGACCTGTCCGGCTCGCAGTTCCAGGGCCGAAATGTCCGCGTCAGCGTTGCTGAGCCCC CCAAGGACCGCCCCGAAGCCAGGGACATCTCCGACTGGTCTCGCAAGGGCCCCCTCCCCGACCTTCCGGGACAGCGCCGCGGCCCCGACCGCGGTTACAGCAGCCGTGGCTTCGACGCTGCATCCGATGCTGGCAGCGACCGCGGCGAGCGCAGGCGCCCGGCATTCGAGAGCGACGGCAAGCAGCGTGACTTTGGTAACTGGGAGCGCAAGGGCCCCCTCTCCCCCTCGACCGAGGCACCGAGAGAAGGCGGCAGGCGCTTCGATGGTCCCCGTGAGCCCCGTCCCGAGCGCGAGGGTGGCTTCCGTGAAAGGCAGTCGCCTGCGTGGGGCGAGGGCCGTCCCGAGGGCGAGCGTGGTCCCCCACGTCGCGAGTTCCAGCCCAGCGAAGGCAGGCCGCAGTTCGAGAGACAGCCTACTGCTGCAGACCAGGACAACCAATGGAGATCCAAGATGCGCGCCGATGCCGCATCCCCGACTGGCACCCCAGACGCCAGCACCCCCTCGTCTCCCGCCCCTCTTGCCAGCCGCCCCAAGCTGAATCTCGCAAAGCGGACCGTTTCCGAGGCCCCGGCTGCTCAGCCAGCAACTCCCTCCGACAAGCCGAACCCCTTCGGTGCCGCCCGTCCCATCGACACAGCTGCCCGTGAGAGGGCGGTGGaggagaagcagaagcaggcCGCACAGCAGAAGAAGGAGGCAGACGACAAGGCCcgcgaggagaagaaggccaAGGAGGCCGCCGCTAAAGAAGCTGCATCCGCAAAATCGACCGAGGAACCCAAGGAGGGTGGCGAGGTCCCCAAGGCTGTCGAGAATCCcgaggctgaggctgaggACGAGACTGCCAACGGCGAGATTGTCGACGATAAGGAGGTCAAGCCTCAGGAGGTTGTCCAGGCCCCCAAGGACGGAGGATCCTGGAGACGCAAGTCCAGCACACCTGCTGCCCCCGCTGGTACCACAACCGAGACTTTGGAAGACGATGGCTGGAGCACTGTCACCAAGGCGCCCAAGAACGCCCGCACCAACCGTCGTGGAGGCGCTCCTACCCGCGCCATTGCCTCGTAA
- a CDS encoding Hydroxymethylbilane synthase, which produces MASATASDGQTSSQPTPKGLTTSASTQFPTVNIGTRNSALALIQANAVKQALKDANPGRTYEICPVMVQGDKDKITPLQQLSQGENAKSLWTGELESMLEKGDLDIIVHCLKDMPTHLPDNLLLGAILEREDPSDALIISPRLPKETTLATLPQGATIGTSSVRRAAQLRKLYPHLKFADLRGNVGTRLGKLDAEDSQYSAIILATAGLNRIGFSNRISQRLSSSTGGMLHAVGQGALGIEIRRNDNVMKDMLSKIRCERTTRACGAERALLRTLEGGCSVPIGVETTWRGGKGLAVGAQPAKDYDKHGAALEVSEPHLDDQELVLKTMVVSVDGTEFVEHEATRKVRSAEEADEFGQEVARILIEKGAGKILEKIKVEKQWGAKKQLEAMGVAPGTA; this is translated from the exons ATGGCCTCCGCGACAGCCTCCGATGGCCAGACGTCGTCGCAGCCAACACCAAAAGGCCTGACCACGTCGGCCAGCACGCAGTTCCCCACCGTCAACATTGGCACGCGCAACTCGGCACTGGCGCTCATCCAGGCCAACGCGGTCAAGCAAGCGCTGAAAGATGCCAACCCAGGCCGCACGTACGAGATCTGCCCTGTCATGGTGCAGGGCGACAAAGACAAGATCACCCCGCTGCAGCAACTGAGCCAAGGCGAGAACGCAAAGAGCCTGTGGACCGGCGAGCTCGAGAGCATGCTGGAGAAGGGAGACCTGGACATCATCGTCCACTGCCTGAAGG ACATGCCCACCCATCTGCCCGACAACCTCCTCCTCGGCGCCATCCTCGAGCGCGAGGACCCCAGCGACGCCCTCATCATCTCGCCGCGCCTTCCCAAGGAGACCACACTCGCCACACTGCCCCAGGGCGCCACCATTGGCACGTCTTCGGTCCGCCGCGCTGCTCAGCTACGCAAGCTCTACCCGCACCTGAAGTTTGCCGATCTGCGAGGCAACGTCGGGACAAGGCTAGGCAAGCTGGACGCCGAGGACTCGCAGTACTCTGCCATCATCCTCGCAACTGCCGGCCTGAACAGGATAGGTTTCTCGAATCGGATCAGCCAGAGactcagcagcagcaccggCGGCATGCTGCACGCCGTCGGTCAAGGCGCCCTAGGCATTGAGATCAGGAGGAACGACAATGTCATGAAGGACATGCTCAGCAAAATACGATGCGAGCGCACCACGCGGGCTTGTGGCGCCGAGCGCGCACTCCTGCGCACCCTCGAGGGAGGATGCAGTGTGCCAATCGGCGTCGAGACAACATGGCGCGGCGGGAAAGGTCTGGCGGTCGGCGCTCAGCCTGCGAAGGACTACGACAAGCACGGTGCTGCTCTGGAGGTTTCAGAGCCCCATCTCGACGACCAGGAGCTGGTGCTGAAGACAATGGTTGTTAGTGTGGACGGCACCGAGTTCGTTGAGCACGAGGCAACACGCAAGGTCCGGTCCGCAGAGGAAGCCGATGAGTTTGGGCAGGAAGTGGCAAGAATCTTGATCGAGAAGGGCGCAGGTAAGATCCTGGAAAAGATCAAAGTCGAGAAGCAGTGGGGTGCAAAGAAGCAATTGGAGGCCATGGGCGTCGCCCCAGGCACAGCATAG